The Eurosta solidaginis isolate ZX-2024a chromosome 4, ASM4086904v1, whole genome shotgun sequence genome includes a window with the following:
- the ND-20 gene encoding NADH-quinone oxidoreductase subunit B 2 has protein sequence MLRSVTLLVNKTTKVLLSTSGSPSFLIGTNGVFGPAFNKLALRQQQTMPVVDPKNPLPKQSASPFGRNQPNMVEWSLARLDDLLNWGRKGSIWPLTFGLACCAVEMMHIAAPRYDMDRYGVVFRASPRQADVIIVAGTLTNKMAPALRKVYDQMPEPRWVISMGSCANGGGYYHYSYSVVRGCDRIIPVDIYVPGCPPTAEALMYGVLQLQKKVKRMKTLQMWYRK, from the coding sequence ATGCTGCGATCCGTTACTTTACTCGTAAACAAAACGACCAAAGTGTTGCTCTCCACCTCTGGATCGCCTAGTTTTTTGATTGGAACTAACGGAGTTTTCGGTCCAGCTTTTAACAAATTGGCTTTGCGACAACAACAAACCATGCCAGTGGTTGATCCAAAAAATCCGTTACCGAAACAAAGCGCCTCACCTTTTGGAAGAAATCAACCAAACATGGTAGAATGGTCACTTGCTCGTTTAGATGATCTTTTAAATTGGGGTCGTAAAGGTTCTATATGGCCCTTAACTTTCGGTTTGGCTTGTTGTGCTGTTGAAATGATGCACATCGCTGCGCCCCGCTACGATATGGATCGCTACGGTGTTGTGTTTCGTGCATCGCCGCGTCAGGCAGATGTTATAATTGTTGCTGGTACTCTCACCAACAAAATGGCTCCTGCGCTTCGCAAAGTATATGACCAGATGCCTGAACCCAGATGGGTAATTTCAATGGGCAGTTGTGCTAACGGTGGTGGCTATTACCATTATTCATATTCTGTCGTTCGTGGATGTGATCGTATTATACCAGTAGATATATATGTGCCCGGCTGTCCACCAACAGCGGAAGCACTAATGTATGGTGTAttgcaattacaaaaaaaagtaaaacgcATGAAAACACTGCAAATGTGGTacagaaaataa
- the LOC137251488 gene encoding 2',5'-phosphodiesterase 12 isoform X2 produces the protein MCQFLFPIIATNSPICQMPLCSRILCSFFYLGHKANISLVKFNKKLLSLVIDSHKAAWILSSRDSHTHRTKYDMDKVYLRRNGDNEELHISFRYINETLRLDREFNFCRKINENIDDALNRIRNNIEKELNKKAKKGKKKTPSQTRAPPPVYSNEEIPVEILRSNINKKIENMTLAKLLEEKLSDLQFRVIDQTFQIVYNVPWVLNLTLPANILAGYRVYPSKLELQFAGRAYSIGKWYKAKMPKSGDLRLKDIWENCGNGLYYETTNNDIGYYLKFQLTPGDEFGHFGPWVEQITKAEVQAGPGECPFETRHCFTKRSLDEDSFRVVSYNILADLYADSDYTRTHLFPYCPPYALKIDYRKQLYLKELIGYNADIICLQEVDLKIFDFDLVPAFDSAELGYNGVMDQKGTCGEGIAIFYRKSRFDLLGKYELNIGEGIRTLPQFTDLWNKIKRNQKLVERICDRSTTLQILVLKCRSNDRYLLMANTHLYFHPDADHIRLLQIGFAMLYVDHIYQETMLKLNLTNKGELSLIFCGDFNSVPECGIYKLMTEGSVGEDFIDWISNDQEKVQNVSLTQPFRMKSACGTPPYTNFTHAFAACLDYIFYQTDGLEVQQVVPLPTEEELRCHIAIPSVVFPSDHVALVADIHFKPT, from the exons ATGTGTCAATTTTTGTTCCCAATAATTGCAACAAATTCGCCAATCTGTCAAATGCCTCTTTGCTCAAGGATTTTgtgttcatttttttatttaggtCATAAGGCAAACATTTCCttagttaaatttaataaaaagttatTAAGTTTAGTCATAGATTCACACAAAGCTGCTTGGATTTTGAGTTCTCGTGATTCGCACACTCATCGCACTAAATACGATATGGATAAAGTTTACTTACGTCGTAATGGTGATAATGAGGAACTCCACATCAGCTTTCGATATATAAATGAAACTTTGCGATTGGATAGGGAGTTCAATTTTTGccgaaaaataaatgaaaacataGACGATGCTTTGAATCGCATTAGAAACAATATAGAAaaagagttaaataaaaaagccAAAAAAGGCAAGAAAAAAACACCATCCCAAACAAGAGCACCACCACCAGTATATAGCAATGAAGAG ATTCCTGTAGAAATTTTGAGGtcgaatataaacaaaaaaatcgaaaatatgaCTTTGGCTAAACTCTTGGAAGAAAAACTAAGTGACTTACAATTTCGTGTCATTGACCAAACCTTCCAAATAGTATACAACGTCCCATGGGTATTAAACTTAACCCTACCTGCAAATATACTGGCCGGTTACAGAGTTTACCCAAGTAAACTGGAACTACAATTCGCCGGTCGAGCTTACAGTATCGGCAAATGGTATAAGGCGAAAATG CCAAAAAGTGGAGACTTGCGTCTTAAGGACATTTGGGAAAATTGCGGCAACGGCTTATATTATGAAACCACTAATAATGATAtaggttattatttaaaatttcagcTAACACCTGGTGATGAATTTGGTCACTTCGGTCCGTGGGTGGAACAAATCACTAAAGCCGAAGTGCAAGCTGGTCCTGGAGAGTGTCCATTTGAAACAAGACATTGCTTTACCAAGCGAAGCTTGGACGAAGACTCTTTTCGCGTTGTATCATATAATATACTTGCTGATCTCTATGCTGATAGTGATTACACGCGCACTCACCTATTTCCTTACTGTCCGCCATATGCGTTAAAAATTGACTATCGCAAACAATTATATTTAAAAGAATTAATTGGTTACAATGCAGATATAATATGCTTACAGGAagtcgatttaaaaatttttgatttcgatttGGTGCCTGCTTTTGATTCGGCTGAATTGGGCTATAATGGCGTGATGGATCAAAAGGGAACATGTGGGGAAGGTATCGCAATATTTTATAGAAAATCAAGAtttgatttattgggtaaatatgAACTTAATATTGGTGAAGGTATACGTACACTTCCACAATTCACCGATTTATGGAACAAGATTAAAAGAAACCAGAAACTCGTCGAGCGTATTTGCGATCGCTCCACCACGCTTCAG ATATTGGTGTTGAAATGCAGAAGTAATGACAGATATTTACTTATGGCGAATACGCATTTGTACTTCCATCCGGACGCAGATCACATACGACTTTTACAAATCGGCTTCGCCATGCTTTATGTGGATCACATATATCAAGAAACTATGTTAAAACttaatttaacaaataaaggaGAGTTGTCATTGATATTTTGCGGTGATTTCAATAGCGTGCCGGAATGTGGTATCTACAAATTAATGACGGAAGGGAGCGTGGGAGAAGATTTTATTGATTGGATAAGCA ATGACCAGGAAAAAGTTCAAAATGTTAGCCTTACACAACCCTTCAGAATGAAATCAGCATGCGGCACACCTCCTTACACCAACTTTACACATGCATTTGCTGCATGCCTGGATTATATATTTTATCAAACTGATGGTCTAGAAGTGCAACAG GTTGTTCCACTACCCACTGAAGAAGAGTTGCGCTGTCATATAGCTATCCCTTCAGTTGTTTTTCCATCGGACCATGTAGCGCTCGTCGCAGATATACATTTCAAACCTACATAG
- the LOC137251488 gene encoding 2',5'-phosphodiesterase 12 isoform X1 gives MCQFLFPIIATNSPICQMPLCSRILCSFFYLGHKANISLVKFNKKLLSLVIDSHKAAWILSSRDSHTHRTKYDMDKVYLRRNGDNEELHISFRYINETLRLDREFNFCRKINENIDDALNRIRNNIEKELNKKAKKGKKKTPSQTRAPPPVYSNEEIPVEILRSNINKKIENMTLAKLLEEKLSDLQFRVIDQTFQIVYNVPWVLNLTLPANILAGYRVYPSKLELQFAGRAYSIGKWYKAKMPKSGDLRLKDIWENCGNGLYYETTNNDIGYYLKFQLTPGDEFGHFGPWVEQITKAEVQAGPGECPFETRHCFTKRSLDEDSFRVVSYNILADLYADSDYTRTHLFPYCPPYALKIDYRKQLYLKELIGYNADIICLQEVDLKIFDFDLVPAFDSAELGYNGVMDQKGTCGEGIAIFYRKSRFDLLGKYELNIGEGIRTLPQFTDLWNKIKRNQKLVERICDRSTTLQILVLKCRSNDRYLLMANTHLYFHPDADHIRLLQIGFAMLYVDHIYQETMLKLNLTNKGELSLIFCGDFNSVPECGIYKLMTEGSVGEDFIDWISIADDQEKVQNVSLTQPFRMKSACGTPPYTNFTHAFAACLDYIFYQTDGLEVQQVVPLPTEEELRCHIAIPSVVFPSDHVALVADIHFKPT, from the exons ATGTGTCAATTTTTGTTCCCAATAATTGCAACAAATTCGCCAATCTGTCAAATGCCTCTTTGCTCAAGGATTTTgtgttcatttttttatttaggtCATAAGGCAAACATTTCCttagttaaatttaataaaaagttatTAAGTTTAGTCATAGATTCACACAAAGCTGCTTGGATTTTGAGTTCTCGTGATTCGCACACTCATCGCACTAAATACGATATGGATAAAGTTTACTTACGTCGTAATGGTGATAATGAGGAACTCCACATCAGCTTTCGATATATAAATGAAACTTTGCGATTGGATAGGGAGTTCAATTTTTGccgaaaaataaatgaaaacataGACGATGCTTTGAATCGCATTAGAAACAATATAGAAaaagagttaaataaaaaagccAAAAAAGGCAAGAAAAAAACACCATCCCAAACAAGAGCACCACCACCAGTATATAGCAATGAAGAG ATTCCTGTAGAAATTTTGAGGtcgaatataaacaaaaaaatcgaaaatatgaCTTTGGCTAAACTCTTGGAAGAAAAACTAAGTGACTTACAATTTCGTGTCATTGACCAAACCTTCCAAATAGTATACAACGTCCCATGGGTATTAAACTTAACCCTACCTGCAAATATACTGGCCGGTTACAGAGTTTACCCAAGTAAACTGGAACTACAATTCGCCGGTCGAGCTTACAGTATCGGCAAATGGTATAAGGCGAAAATG CCAAAAAGTGGAGACTTGCGTCTTAAGGACATTTGGGAAAATTGCGGCAACGGCTTATATTATGAAACCACTAATAATGATAtaggttattatttaaaatttcagcTAACACCTGGTGATGAATTTGGTCACTTCGGTCCGTGGGTGGAACAAATCACTAAAGCCGAAGTGCAAGCTGGTCCTGGAGAGTGTCCATTTGAAACAAGACATTGCTTTACCAAGCGAAGCTTGGACGAAGACTCTTTTCGCGTTGTATCATATAATATACTTGCTGATCTCTATGCTGATAGTGATTACACGCGCACTCACCTATTTCCTTACTGTCCGCCATATGCGTTAAAAATTGACTATCGCAAACAATTATATTTAAAAGAATTAATTGGTTACAATGCAGATATAATATGCTTACAGGAagtcgatttaaaaatttttgatttcgatttGGTGCCTGCTTTTGATTCGGCTGAATTGGGCTATAATGGCGTGATGGATCAAAAGGGAACATGTGGGGAAGGTATCGCAATATTTTATAGAAAATCAAGAtttgatttattgggtaaatatgAACTTAATATTGGTGAAGGTATACGTACACTTCCACAATTCACCGATTTATGGAACAAGATTAAAAGAAACCAGAAACTCGTCGAGCGTATTTGCGATCGCTCCACCACGCTTCAG ATATTGGTGTTGAAATGCAGAAGTAATGACAGATATTTACTTATGGCGAATACGCATTTGTACTTCCATCCGGACGCAGATCACATACGACTTTTACAAATCGGCTTCGCCATGCTTTATGTGGATCACATATATCAAGAAACTATGTTAAAACttaatttaacaaataaaggaGAGTTGTCATTGATATTTTGCGGTGATTTCAATAGCGTGCCGGAATGTGGTATCTACAAATTAATGACGGAAGGGAGCGTGGGAGAAGATTTTATTGATTGGATAAGCA TTGCAGATGACCAGGAAAAAGTTCAAAATGTTAGCCTTACACAACCCTTCAGAATGAAATCAGCATGCGGCACACCTCCTTACACCAACTTTACACATGCATTTGCTGCATGCCTGGATTATATATTTTATCAAACTGATGGTCTAGAAGTGCAACAG GTTGTTCCACTACCCACTGAAGAAGAGTTGCGCTGTCATATAGCTATCCCTTCAGTTGTTTTTCCATCGGACCATGTAGCGCTCGTCGCAGATATACATTTCAAACCTACATAG